The window ATGCCAGCCGAGATCGGTCACGGACTCCGGCTACAGAGAGGCGGAGTACTGCTCGCTCCAGGGCGTTAAACGTCCCCCTCACTGGTGGGGCCATTAGAACAGGGAAGACCCGTAAGGGCCAAGCGAGACGTGCGACGTACGCACCTCCCTCTTTCTCAAGTGAGCGAATGTCATGCCGTCGGCTCCAGACAAAACGACGCGACGGTTCGGGACGTGGACGCAGGGGTGGGGCCATGCCGGGGTCATGCATAGGAGATATACCACCCTTCCTCTCCGCCAAGGCAGCGACGATAGAGGGCGTCCAGCGCCGGGATCGGCGGCGCGACGGTTTCGGCATCGCCGCAGACGATTAGCAGCCTACGGGCACGGCTGAGTGAAACGCAGAGACGGTTCTTTAGGGATAGAAACCCGACGCGCCGCCGACGTGCATCCTCGTCATCGCTTCGCTCCCCATTGCTCCGCACCGTGGAGAGCAGGACGACATCGAACTCCTTGCCTTGAAACGAGTCCACCGTACCTACCTCGATTTTCTGGCTCAGCTCGAGGGGAAGTTCTCGTATGCGTGTCCGCAAAAGCGCGGCCTGTCGCTCGTAATAGGCAATGATGCCGATGGTATACTGCGGGGCGTGTTTCAGGATGCGTTCTGCCTCAACGACGACGGCATCAACCTCTACTTGCCGTGTCTTACTTTGGCCCCGGCTTTCACCGCCGCGTGATCGGGGGATGTCCAGCCAGACGAGCGGTTTTCCACCATAAAGCGGTAATCCATGGTCACGTTCGTCAGCGGAGCAACCGGCTTCGACATCGTTATCATAGAACTGTTCGCTCACTAGTCGGCTGATGACAGGGTGCATCCGGAAGCCGGTACGGAGGCGGAAGGCGCGGCGGGGCTGACCTTCGTTGCGCTTCGGATCCGTGAATATTTCATAGAGTCGTTGGAAAAGGGATTGCTGCAACATCGCTGCGTCTTCCACGCCCTTAGTAGCAGAATATTCCTGAACTGCTTGGTCTTCCAGAATCTGCGGAAGTTGCTGATGGTCGCCAACCAGCACAATGCGACGCCCGCGCACCATCGGGATGAGGAGGTCGAGAGGCATGGCACGGGCAGCTTCGTCTATGATGACGAAGTCATACTCGGTCGCCTGTTCGGCGATTTGCTGACAGGTTCCCGCCGTTATGCTACCGTACTCTTCCACCATTCGGCGGGTTCGCGCTAGGTCGCCGATCTCCTCACGGAAGTATTGAACCGCATCGGCTATCGCGCCATATCCCGCTTGTGCGGAGTCAAGTAGGTCGTCCACGATAGCATCCAGTTGTTCCAGGATGGTAGCAGTCAAGGGGCGTTCGGCTGTTGTCTGGCTCGTCTCTTCTCCATTTTCCTCAGCATCGTCGCCCTGCAGTATACGTATGGAGCGAACGTAGGCTTCCCAGGTTTCGGAATCAGGCGGTGTATCCTGCTGCATTGCCACTGCCTGGAGCGCGTTATGTATGTCCTCCCGATCAGCAACACCGCCCAGGTATGCACCATTTCGGCTCAGGAATCGGCGCAAACGGTCGGCCTGGAACTGCCCGTCATCTGCGAACGCTTCCACCAGCACACGTTGTTGGGCAAGGAGAGCGTTGAGACGACTCTTTAAATTCGCATCTTCCGAATCCGGAAAGACCGATAGAGCTGCCGCTGCTTGAATAGAGTGTGTATGGGCCTTCTGGCACACGTCACGCACAGCCTCCGTACGGCTCAGTGAAATATGGCCAGCGTTGGTGAGCAACGTTTCCTCGGCGAGTGCGACTGCGGCGGGGAGTGCTCTCGGATCCTGTAGATCCCAGTCAAAACGGTAGCGGTCAAGTCGGTGTGCTAGCTCCCTTGCGCGGGCGCGCAACGGGTCATCCGGTAGTTGCTCCAAGACACCATCACAGTACTTTTTTCTGTCTTCGATCCACTTGTATAACTGACGATGTCGCTCTTCATGAGCCAGTCCAGACTTCCCACCGACTCGTTGTGGAGGCAATCCATTTACCTCCAGTCCCTGAATCGCGTTGTCCACCGCATCGTGCTGGTAGCTGGTCACAAGCACGCGCATCTGCTCTCCGCGTTCCTGTGCCCGTTCCATTAGGCGCAGGACAAGTGCGCGGATCACGGTCGTCTTACCGGTTCCGGGCGGCCCCTGAATCAGGGCGATGTCCGGTGTGTTCAGGGCAATATCTAGGGCTTCTCGCTGGTCTCGGGTTAGATCACGGCCCAAGTGTTCTCGCAGTGCTGTGGTGACTGCGGCATCGCGGGAGCGCGTTTCGAAGGCTCCTGCCCGTCCTGTCTCCAGGAGCTCGCCCAGCGTTGCCAATCGCGAGCCTACCAATCTTGGGTCACCCTTCGGACGAACGGATACCGCGCCGCCAGACACGGTCTCGAGCGCCGCCGAGCGCCGCTCCATGCGGCGTTCATCTCCAATGAGCGACAGCATGAGGAAACCATTCTGTTCCGGTGGGAGACTTTCGAAATCTGGCTGATAGTCTAGGTAGGTTATCAATCTTGATGTCTGGCGATCCGCCCGTTCCATCGTACCCGCCCGTTTCAGATCGGGCGGAAAACGCCAGTGCCCAGAATCATCCCGGTCTGGGGCTTCCGCTGCGGCGTCTAGATCTAAAGCCCGTCCGAGAAAGCCTTCCGGCAAAGGGGTAGTAAGTTTGAATTCGAGGCGCAGACCGTCTCCATCCACGTCCAACTTGTAGGAGTGGTAGCGCACCGTCCCGACGTTCGCTGCCTCCTCAAATACCAGCCTACGTTCTAATTCGAGGTAATATCCCCACCCAGCCAAATAGCTGTGGGGGCGCGTAAGCGACTCCAGAACGGCTTTCCTCGTTTGTGAACGGATCCGCGCGAGGTGTTCCCCTGTTCCGAAACGGATGTAGCCTTGTAACAATCGCATCCGTGCAGCATCTTCCCGCAGCGTACGGTGTTCAAATATCCGGACGCAGCGCAGGATGCCTTCTTCCAGCATAAGGTCGGCGGCCCGCCGTCGCGCCCAAAGGCGGATACCTGATCCTGTGCTGAATGGAGTGCCAGGCCGTGACCCAACACCGGGCCTCTCCAATAGTGTGAAAAATGCCAGGTGCGGACCGTGTAGTAGATCATCTGGGACTCGCATCCGCGCTGATTGAGGACGGGTAATTGCGCGTCCGTCCTGAGCCGCCAGGAATTCAACGGCCAGTTGACCCGCGAGCGCATCTGGGGACAGTCCATCCAGCTGGTGCTCCCGTAACACGTCGTCGGAAAGGTCGATTAGCAACGGGGTGTCTTCTGGCAGGTAAATACAGGAGAGGTAAGCACGTTGTCGTAATGTAATCCACTTCCTGTCCCCGCCTGATACAGACACGACCTCATAAAGGGCTTGGAAGCCGTATCGACGAGCTTCTACGAGGAATTCATTGGCCTGGGTGTTGTCGCGTTCTGCGACAAGCATGACCTCGCGCCCGTCAGGCAGCTGAAGCGTCCCCTCAGCACGCTGTTCGTCTGCACGGAAGCGCGCTGTAAGACTTCGGTCCTGGTCTGTCATCTCTCCCAAGATAACTCTCAGGGTGGCGGTTCGCTCCTCGCGCCCCGGTACATCTGTCGGATTCATGCTTCCTCCCGATCACTCAACCCCTGGGTTTGCGCTGCACGGAACAGCCTCATGCAACGGATGGCGGGGTGAGGCACATTACCCTCACCTGCTGAGATGGCTCTGGGATCGGAAAAATAGATGCTTGTCATGTCAGAGATCGGACGCGCCTCGCCCGCTTTCACAAGAGTCAAGCGCATTCCCTGAGCGCTGGTCTCCAACAGATAGATGGGGCGTCCGCCTGTATTATCCAGAGTAACCAACTGATCAGCGTTACAGCGCAGGAGGCAGGCGGTTGCGTCACCAGCAATGCCTTCAGCGCCAAACTCCGTCAGACGGCGTGGAATCGCGGCATTTTCCTGCGTAGGAAAAGGCAGGACAACGCTGCCAACTTTGCGCTGCAAGGCCTTTCCTCCGGTTCCGGTGGCGTCATAGAGTACTATGCGCCATAGCGGGGTCTGCTCCTTGCCACACCACGGACACGCTGTACCGTGTGGTAGGTAATCCGCGCCACACCCGATGCAGCGCGCAAGGTTGTCCGCGGCAGCTAAGAGCGCGGCTTCCCATTGGCGTGGGGCCGGACGTAGAGCGCGTTGCTGAGTCAGTCCCTCCATGAACGCGCGGCGGAAGAGCTCTTTCAGAGTGGTCGTCAAGGTTAGTTCCGCCGGGAGTAGACGCGAGCAGCGATTGCTACTGTTGTCAGGATGTTCGACGTAAGGCAGTTCGCCGCGCAAGGCCGTCTCTTCTGCCTCTGGCACATTGTCTAGGACGGCATCCCCGAGGAGAGGATGCCCCAACCTCAGGAGTGTAAAAATCAAGGTTGCGAGGGAGTGGCAGTCAGTTAGGCTGTCGGGCAAACCGCTTCCGCGCAGCAACTCTGGTGCGATATATCGTTCAGTCCCGACAACTGTGGTTCGTGGAACGTCGGATAGCGAGAGATTGTCCACATCGATCAGGCAGAGCGTGAGTAGCCGGGGGTTGCGGGCAACAAGAACGTTGGAATCCGACAAGTCACCGTAGGCGAGCCCGAGAGAGTGTAGAAAGTGAAAAGCGCGCGCTAGTCGCGCCCCGATAAGCAGTCGCCGACGCAGTCCCCCAGTGTCCTTCTGATACCACTGAGTGAACGAGCTATCCGGATCAGGGCGGAGTAGCCCGGTGAGTGGCCGGTGTCCACGGACGCGGGCCATTACATAGCCGGTGTGTGGAGGGGCCAGTACGGCGGTGGGGAGGAGGAGCGGCAGTTCGTCAGGTACAAGGCTTCGCAGTTCCCGCAGGCGTTCATAACGCCGCCGCCGCTCCCGTGCTTCCGCACCCGCTCGATCACCTCCCCCACGGAGAATTTTGATGACGGAGTCTCCTGAAGCTTCGCGATATACGATCCCTTGTCCCCCGAATCCCATCACCTGGGTTAGTCTATAGATTTTTCCGCCAGTATCGGTGACAGTGCCTAGGAGCTCCTCCTGTGGTACTGGCGAAGTGGACGCGTCCAGGGTAGCTGGAAATGTTGAAGGGGGTAACAATACTATATCTCCCTTCCTACAGGACTAATCCATCATCGGTGAGTTTAGAGAGGTCCAGCAGTTCGGGCACGATGGCGTTCGGGTCACGGCCTTTGGTGCGCGACGCCACTGATAGTGTGACCCACTGCAAAAAGCGCAGAATCGCCCCTGCTTCACTTGCACGTGCCACAGGTACTCCCGGCTGGTTGATAAAGGCTTCCAGAAGGGCATATGTAGGATCCCCGCTGCCGCCGGCCTCTATACCTAGAGCGAGTCTCTGAGAACGTGCGGCACGCGTCGCAGTATGGAGTTGTTGGATAGGTTCCCACTTCAAGAACGTTTCGCGAAGTTCGTCCGCATTTGCCGTTGTTCGGCGGGCGATGCGAGACATTAATTCGTCTGGCAAGTCGGTGGGCTGACCGTCACTTATCAGAACGAGCGTCGGTGAAAACGCGCGGTTTGGGATGATATCCCTATCCTCCAGCAGGTCGTGTGCGATCGCTAGCGCGGCTCCCAGCGGGGTTTTGCCGCCCGCAGACAGTTCCGGAAGTTTTACCTGGCGCGCCGGGATCGGGGGTTGGAGGATATTCGGTTCACCGCCGAACGTGATGACCCCCAGATATACTTCACCTCGGACATCATCCAGAGCCGCGAGCTCTGCTGCCATCGTCCTGAGCGCGTGGTTCATTGCTTCGATCTTCTCCCCCTTCATGCTACCGCTCGTGTCTGCTAGTACCAGTACAGGCAACGGTCGCGGAGTAGCAAGTTGAAAATCGAATGACATAGTGGTCTCCATTCTGGATGAAATCGAAGTCTCCTCTTTAGCGGAGGCTATCTTCATAGTATCGTTAAAAAATTTAGGACACGTCAAGCTGGTATCTATGGATCATGGTCACCTTCCGTTGGGTTTAGTGTGTTTTCAATTACACTAAGTTCCTACTTATCCCAAATCGAGCGTTTAGCGCCTCGGTGATTACGGCGGTAAGGCTGGTGTCATTTCGCTTGGCCTCCGCGACCCAGTGCATTCTTAAGCGCTTAGGCACCCGGATCGAGAGGTTCACCATCTCCTCGACTACCTTACCAGGAGCCTCGTTCTGTAATCTGGTATTCTGGCTATCTGGCAAAGAGGCCACCTCTCCTACTTCTGGCTCCTGCTCGGCTACCTCCGACTCTCGCGCCTTCTGGATAATGTCGGCGTAGCGCGGTCGGTTTGTGTCGTTTGGCTTGTTCATAGCTGTCCTATCCCTTCTCTTTCTATTCGCTCTCCAAGAGAGCGAGGATCTCTTTGCCGAGGCTCTCGAAGTCGCCCCAGGCCGCCTTCTGCCGTGGATCATCGAGCGTCTCCACTGTCGTGCCTGCCAGCGCAGACTTGGGGAAGCCCACGGTGCGACGGATCATGGCATCGAATACCTCGATCCCCGCCTGGCGCAGCTCCCCTTGCATGATCTCCCCCTCGCGGCTGGGGTGGGGCGGCACGATGGTCAGCAGCGCTCTGTACTTAGCACCAGGCAAGGCGCGACAGGTCTCCAGCATGGGCTGTAGGCTGAGCACGTCCGGAGCGGTGGGCAGGACGATCAGGTCACAGCCCTTGGCCAGCTCCTTGAGGTCATCGGAGTCAGGCCGTGCAGGTGTGTCTATCACGATGAAGTCAGCGCCTGCAACGGCTTTCATGGCCTGGCGCTGGTCCACGACCTCGAAGGGGAGCGAACCGCGCTCCGCCCAGGCGACGGACGTTCGGTTGGGATCACCGTCAACGAGGACGGTTTTGCCCTTCTTGCTGAAGAAGGCGGCAAGGTGTACGGCTACGGTGCTCTTTCCAACGCCTCCCTTGTAGCCTGTAATGGTAATGATCTTCATGCCTGCCTGTCTCTTCTCCTAAAGTGCCCGTTCTCGCTCCAGCCCCTTCTGTGGCGATTCTACGCGAGCTGCCGCCAAAAAGCTCCGGTTCTATCTGTCGCTTGCCGCGAGAGTGGAAGCGATGGGGTCGAGCTTCGCGGGGCCGTTTTGGTGCCTGTAGTATACCATATAGCCAGAATACCAGACTGGCATACCAGATTTACAGACCAGATAACCAGAAAGCCATACCAGAATACCAGGTAAATCAGGGGCGATTCTCGCTCTTTTTCCTAAGACTGTCTGATTTATACCTCCCAGTCCTATCTCGATCAGCCGCCTTTTGGCCGTTTCTACCAACCTGTGGGTGGAGCGATTCCCTTTCCAGGAGGCATCGCCCCTAAAATCGCCTTCTGGGGGCTTCTAGGGGCAAAACGCTAAAATCGGGGCGTCGAGCGAGATTGGGAGCAATACCAGCCCGGCGACTCCCCTTGCGATTTGCTGTTTCTAGCTACCGATAACGTTCTCTTATCGGTAGCCAGAAGGAAGCCGGGACAAGGGCGGTGAACTTACGTTTATGGAGAATGAAAACGGCGAGAAAGTCGGCTTTGGCGCGGCGCGGGGCGAACTCGTGCCCGTCATCGAAACCTCTGGTGAGCTATCCGAAGTCGCCAAGCTGACGCAGGAGGCGCGGGATTACATTCAGGATGCGAAGGCTAAGAATACGATCCGAGCTTACACAAGCGACTGGAAAGACTTCACCGACTGGTGCAAGATCCACCGGAGAGAGTCGCTCCCGGCAGGCTCGGAGACCGTGGCACTCTACATCACGCACCTGGCGCGAGGGCTTAAGACAAGCACCATCCAGAGGAGGATCTCCAGCATCTCACAGGCACACGCAGCGGCGGGGTATGACGACTCACCGACCAAGACCGCGCTGGTTCGGGCGACTTGGCAGGGAATCCGAAGAAGTAAGGGAGTCGCGGCCCAAGGTAAGGCACCCGTGCTAATGCCTGACCTACGGGCAATGGTCGAGCACCTCCCCAAGGAGGTGGCAAAGGGTAAGGGCGAAGAAGAAACGGTCGACGAGCCCAGAGAGGATGACGAGCAGCCGCGCGATAGGCTTATCGCTTGTCGGGATCGGGCGCTCCTGTTGCTGGGCTTTGCGGGGGCGATGCGCCGGAGTGAGTTAGTAGGCCTCGATGTCGCCGATGTGATCGAAACCGCTGATGGGCTGGTGGTGACAATACGACGCTCCAAGACCGATCAGGAGGGGCAAGGGCGCAAGATCGGCATTCCCTACGGCTCTAAGCTGGCAACCTGCCCCGTGCGCGCTCTGAGAGCTTGGAGAGCAAGGGCGAAGATTACGGAGGGATCACTGTTTCGGCAGGTGAACCGTCATGGGAAGGTTCTGGAGGGGCGACTCGGCGATAGAACCGTGGCTCTGGTGGTGAAGCGTGCAGTGGCGGCGACAGGAGTAGACGCGGCAAGCTATGCGGGGCACTCGCTTCGGGCAGGCCTTGCGACGGCGGCGGCGATGGCGGGAGTCTCCGAGCGCGTGATCCAGGGGCAGACGGGCCATAAAAGCCTCCCCATCCTGCGGCGCTATATCCGGGAGGGTTCGCTCTTCCGAGAGAATGCCGCTGCCGAGGTGGGGCTGTAGAGTTGCAGAATGGCCGATACTCAAATGATACAAGGTGAGCGCTCAATTAATGAGCGAGTCTTGTTCCTCTGTTACAATCTCTCCTTCAGGCGCTGGAGGCTGCCTTCTTCATCGCTGATCTCAAAGACAAAAAGGGTGTAACCTTCAGCACGAAGAGCCCGCCGTTTAACCTCATCTTTTTCGGCGACCCATTTTTGGTGGTGAATACTACCATCGACGAGGACATGAACACTTCCTACCTGAAAGTCAATCTCCGCAATCGGCGGGCCTTCTTCGGGAAGTGCATAGTGCGCACGCTTCGGCAGGGGGAGACCATTGTCTCGCAGAAGCTGAAGGAAACGCCGTTCGTTAGCTGCCCCGGAGCCGCTGATGTTATCTATAAGCTGTTGCCAGTTGTCTTTTCCAATAGGGTGCGGGGTCGCGTCTCGAAGCCAGAGTAGCAGGTCCTTCACCTCGTGGCGATTTAGTAACTTATGCTCACGCTGATTGAAAAAGTCTTGCAGGCACTCGTAGCAAGCCGTTGCGCAATCCGTTCTTTCATCTTGACCATCAGATCCAAAATGAAGCGCATCCATGGTCTGCGTAACGACCTCACGCCAGGTTTGGATTTCCAGCGCCCGAGCAAGAGCCCCTGCAGAGCCCGCTGTCGCCTCATAAAAGAGACTTTGGATCGTCGCTGGATCAGAGGTTGGCAGATCAAAGGCCCGAATCTCGCTGGGCCCCTGGCGAAGGGCAAGCGAGAGCCCTACTGTCAGCGCGGTTCGCAAGGTCACTCGTATCAGCTCAGCCTTGTCTTTGTCAACATTGGTCACCGTTAGCCGAAGGGCATCATGACTGCCACTGGAATAGAGCGCACGATACTTGTTATCGCCCTCGGGAGCATCCGCCGGACGGAGCTTCCAGTCACCTTCATCAATGGAAAACCCAGGGCGATAGAGTAAATCAGGTTTCACTTGCTGGCTCGATGCTCCATCGGAAGTTGCAAACTTGCTTCGGTAGTTAATTGAAGTCACAGTGGCACTGGGGAAAAACTCCAGAAGCACATTTATCGAACCGTTTGTGAAACTCCAAGCGCTCTTCGCAGGAGGCAGTTCTGCAAACTCCTCCATTACGAAGCTCTTGCTTTCACGGATTTCTTCCCAACGAGATATTCGATTCTCTGTTTTGACACGGACGCTGGGCATCCGCATTGCTTGAATTGGAGCAGCATCGAGTGCCTTACCGCACTCACACGTAGCTAAAGTGTTTTGCGTGATCTCGCGGATGCGTCCACACGACCCACAACGCTTAAAGGCACGAAGATCTTCTTTACCAACGACAGCGCTGTTCACAACCCATCGGCGCTTACCTGCATAGCAGAGGGCACGAGGTCCAAACTCGCGGAGAGCTCGCTGTGGCTCACGCACAAAATCATCATCAGGATTGGGGAATTGGATGGTGATGTACTCTCCACCAAACGCGTATCCAGGAAGAAATCCACGTGTGGAAAGCCACTGATCCATCGCGTAGGGAGAGCGGCCACTACTAGATCGCTGCTTCTTACTTAGACGTGGACCACGCCCCCCAGTATGAATATCGGTGCGGCGCTGCATCAATGCGGTCATGAGCTCCTGGTCGTACTTAACCGCAGTTCGCATCATGGCACTAATTTCCAGGTTTACACTCACATGCTCGTCGGCAAGCGCGTTCAAGTGACTCTCGAATGCCGCCCAGAAATCGTTCTGCCAGTCCGTAAAGCGCTCTCGAATCGGAGTCGTGTCGAGAGTCGTATCTGTAAGGAAAAGGCTCTCAATGGCTTGTCTGATCAGTTCAGATCTGTCTGTAAGAACACCTTGGAACTCTTGTCGAACGGAGACGCGTGGTATCAGACGCTCCTGTTCGTTCTGAGTGGGCTCAAAGTAATGAGAGTTTTCCTCCAAAACACTCAGCTCAGCCACCTCAGCAACGAGAGAGTGTAGGTGCGAGCGTAGCAACCCTTCATTGGCAAGATCGAAACGAGGAACGAGTATCTGCCCTGCAATCATCTGATCAGGATGCTTGTAGAAGTGACGGTCATGCGTAGATTCACCTGTTGTTGCACAGAACGTGAGCACGACTGCCCCCTGGCCACGACGCCCTGCCCGCCCCGCCCTCTGTACGTAGTTTGCTGGGTTTGGCGGAACGTTTCTTAGAATGACACTCCCAAGTTCACCAATATCAATACCAAGTTCCATCGTGGGTGTACAGGAGAGAACATTTAGCTTTTCGTTGGAAGAAGCGAAGTGTTTTTCTCGTTCGATCCGATCGGTATCACTAACCTGTTGACTATGATCTTCGGCTTCAAGATACGGAAGAGTAGCTGCCGCCCGGTAAAGGTCTCTGTAGTATCGCTGCTGTTCGGCGTAAACACTCAAGGGCTCCAGAGAAACACGACAGCGGGCATTCATACAGCCTTGATTTTTGCGCCACCAGAAGATACGGCCACACTTGGGACAGCGCTTCGCCTTCTGGGTCTCAGTGCTACGAATCCGCAAGTGAAGCTCGTTGAGGGCAAGTCCCTTCACACTTGTCTTTCCCATGCCATATCGGCTGCTAACAAGATAGTTATCCTGCTCGAGAGTTCGAATGGCAGTTGCGAGATATTCACCGGAGCCAAACGTACGCTCCATCCATTGGTAAAGCAGACTACGCTCACCGACCGAGATCGGATAAACATCGTCGCTTTCGGTTCGCTCCATAACCAGAGCTGCTGGCGGCGAATAGGTCCGGGGAATGAGAAACGGCTCTGGCTCATTGTCATCGGAGCCCAAGTTTTTAAACCGGCCCCAGAATGCCCCCGCATCTTTCCAAGCATCGAAGGCATAGGCTTTGTTGCGGCGAAGTTCTTCAAGAACGCCTAGGAGTAAATCATAAACTTCGTCAACAGACAGAGGAGAAAATGCACTCGCGGAACTCTTGGCCAGATCTGCCAGGCCATCGTAATCCACTCGCAGTAGCCCCACTTCCTCCAGGTTGACATCGGAGTACCAGCGACTCACGGCGAGATCTTCAAGGAGGCAGTACGATAAGTAGCCATTTACGATACTGCGTTTCCGAGCAGAATCTATCTTTACGCCTGGAAGATGCTGATCAAAGAACCCATCCTCTTCGAGGCGCTCAAACAGACGGCCAATGACCTTCGCCAGGTCCCAGCCCTCAGCAGGCGCTTCCTCCAATGTACGAAATAGTTGACACCGAAATAGGACGTGGGCATACCAATCGTCCATGTTCCCCGCCTGGAGTGCAGCATCCTGGCGGATATCACAAAAGATCAGGGACTTGGGTTTCGTTGGATCAGGCTTGGCTGTGAGAAGGGCCAAGGTCAAGATATTGATCGCAGTAGACCGACCGACCTTGCTGACGAAGTTGAGTTTATTACTCTCCCGAAGACGGCCTTCGGTGCGCGTAACACCACAGGCTGGACAGAGCTTTAGTGGAAATGGCGCAATTGCTCCGATGGTACGATCCTGTCCCGGTGCGAGGTCACCAAGCAGCAGGCGGCTTTCCGTGATAACCATCGTCGCAGCTTGTGGCACATAACCGACATACTTTTTACGAGGTGCCCCATCGAGCTTGAGCCACTCCTCGGGAATGGTGCTTTTTACTTCGTCCCACGTGTCTCGGTTTGTAAAACGGTAGAGGTAGCCTGCATGGGCGACCTGTTCCCGGTCTTCTTGATCCATATCCCAGGGAACGACATTGCCTTCGTCGGTCCAGGATAGTCCAGCGAGCTCGGTGCCACAGGCGCGACAGAAGTGCAGCGGGTAAAGAGAGACTGTCACCCCTTCGGCGGCACAGCGTGGGCAGCTTGCTTCACCATGTAGCGAAAGATGATTACATCGGAAGCAACGATAAATCTTCGCCCCCGATTGAAGGAACTGATGGAGTTTGATAGGGATAAGCTGCCGTCCATCAGCAACTTCGACCAGACCAAGACGGAGTGTCGCCTCGACACAGAAACGCGCTTCAGCTTCGGAGCGATTTGCGTTGCGTTCCAGAAACTCTGTCACAAGCTCCGCGATTTGTTTTGGGCGTTCAGCGAGAGCTTGTACGAGGAACTGGTAACCTTGAAACCCACGGAGTAGGATCTCGAGTGATTGTGGTGTTCGCTCTGATGCTGCTAGAGTGCGCCCAAAGACTGCTTCGGCGAGGGGCCATACCGTAGGAAGTTTCGTGGGATCGAATGCTTCTAGGAGTGCTGGTTGTGGCGTGAGTATTCCGGGAATTTCATACTCAGCGGGCGGAAGTGCTTCCTCTTCCTCCGTGATGTACTCTCCCAGCTTCTCTCCAAAAAGCTGCTGAAAGAACCCACCAACTTCTGCTCGTGCCTGAGTTGGATCGTCGTTTTTGACCAAGGTAGCCGAAGTTGCCACGCAGCGAATGCGGCCACACCCATTCATACGGCGCTTCAAACGACGCATGAGTAGCGCGACATCCGCACCACGCCTTCCTTCGTAGGTATGCGCCTCATCGAGCACCAAAAACTGAAGTGCATCTGCCCACGCGGGATTGAGCATCCGGCGATCCTGAGGCCGGATGAGCATGTACTCCAGCATCTTATAGTTAGTGATAAGAATATCGGGTGGGTTCTCGTACATCTCCGAGCGAGAGAGCACCTCGCTATCATAAGGCTTGTCCGAGCCAGTCAGGCGGCGGTAGGCTTCCAGTGCGCTCTGATCCGTGCGCTCCGTCTGGCCGGTGTATTTTCCGATCTTGACGCCCGTGCCATGAAGTCGCCGGGCCATGTTCCAATACTGACTGTTCGCCAATGCATTGAGCGGGTAGACCAGAATCGCCTTAATTCCGCGCTGGCCCTTTGTCTTTAGGCAGTAGTCTACGATGGGAATATAGAAACAGAAACTCTTTCCCGACGAGGTGCCTGTGCTAACCAAGTAGTTCTGTCCCGCTGCTGCTGCACGGACGCTACGAAACTGGTGTGCGTGTAGCTGTATTGCATCACTCTTGGGGTCGGACTCATCGCGATAGAAAACGTTGCGGCAATCAGGGTGCAGTGTGCCATCCGAAATGAGATCATGTAGCGAGCCCCCAGGCTTAAAGCGTCGCCCGATCTGGATGTAGGGCTCTTTCCAAAGAAGCTCACCTTTTTCAATAGCATCCGATAGCACGGG of the Armatimonas rosea genome contains:
- a CDS encoding DEAD/DEAH box helicase, coding for MNPFGILHAVQGSYRKYVESFQRIASPDIVPVLSDAIEKGELLWKEPYIQIGRRFKPGGSLHDLISDGTLHPDCRNVFYRDESDPKSDAIQLHAHQFRSVRAAAAGQNYLVSTGTSSGKSFCFYIPIVDYCLKTKGQRGIKAILVYPLNALANSQYWNMARRLHGTGVKIGKYTGQTERTDQSALEAYRRLTGSDKPYDSEVLSRSEMYENPPDILITNYKMLEYMLIRPQDRRMLNPAWADALQFLVLDEAHTYEGRRGADVALLMRRLKRRMNGCGRIRCVATSATLVKNDDPTQARAEVGGFFQQLFGEKLGEYITEEEEALPPAEYEIPGILTPQPALLEAFDPTKLPTVWPLAEAVFGRTLAASERTPQSLEILLRGFQGYQFLVQALAERPKQIAELVTEFLERNANRSEAEARFCVEATLRLGLVEVADGRQLIPIKLHQFLQSGAKIYRCFRCNHLSLHGEASCPRCAAEGVTVSLYPLHFCRACGTELAGLSWTDEGNVVPWDMDQEDREQVAHAGYLYRFTNRDTWDEVKSTIPEEWLKLDGAPRKKYVGYVPQAATMVITESRLLLGDLAPGQDRTIGAIAPFPLKLCPACGVTRTEGRLRESNKLNFVSKVGRSTAINILTLALLTAKPDPTKPKSLIFCDIRQDAALQAGNMDDWYAHVLFRCQLFRTLEEAPAEGWDLAKVIGRLFERLEEDGFFDQHLPGVKIDSARKRSIVNGYLSYCLLEDLAVSRWYSDVNLEEVGLLRVDYDGLADLAKSSASAFSPLSVDEVYDLLLGVLEELRRNKAYAFDAWKDAGAFWGRFKNLGSDDNEPEPFLIPRTYSPPAALVMERTESDDVYPISVGERSLLYQWMERTFGSGEYLATAIRTLEQDNYLVSSRYGMGKTSVKGLALNELHLRIRSTETQKAKRCPKCGRIFWWRKNQGCMNARCRVSLEPLSVYAEQQRYYRDLYRAAATLPYLEAEDHSQQVSDTDRIEREKHFASSNEKLNVLSCTPTMELGIDIGELGSVILRNVPPNPANYVQRAGRAGRRGQGAVVLTFCATTGESTHDRHFYKHPDQMIAGQILVPRFDLANEGLLRSHLHSLVAEVAELSVLEENSHYFEPTQNEQERLIPRVSVRQEFQGVLTDRSELIRQAIESLFLTDTTLDTTPIRERFTDWQNDFWAAFESHLNALADEHVSVNLEISAMMRTAVKYDQELMTALMQRRTDIHTGGRGPRLSKKQRSSSGRSPYAMDQWLSTRGFLPGYAFGGEYITIQFPNPDDDFVREPQRALREFGPRALCYAGKRRWVVNSAVVGKEDLRAFKRCGSCGRIREITQNTLATCECGKALDAAPIQAMRMPSVRVKTENRISRWEEIRESKSFVMEEFAELPPAKSAWSFTNGSINVLLEFFPSATVTSINYRSKFATSDGASSQQVKPDLLYRPGFSIDEGDWKLRPADAPEGDNKYRALYSSGSHDALRLTVTNVDKDKAELIRVTLRTALTVGLSLALRQGPSEIRAFDLPTSDPATIQSLFYEATAGSAGALARALEIQTWREVVTQTMDALHFGSDGQDERTDCATACYECLQDFFNQREHKLLNRHEVKDLLLWLRDATPHPIGKDNWQQLIDNISGSGAANERRFLQLLRDNGLPLPKRAHYALPEEGPPIAEIDFQVGSVHVLVDGSIHHQKWVAEKDEVKRRALRAEGYTLFVFEISDEEGSLQRLKERL